A genomic stretch from Patescibacteria group bacterium includes:
- a CDS encoding peptidoglycan-binding protein: MSSEDVRRLQTLLASDTDVYPEGTISGYFGSLTQKAVGRFQVKYGVATPSDLGYGNVGPKTRAKFEEVFGAATPTSTGSSVPAVTDNALFTENLKFGMRSSNVYRLQQLFATDNEIYPEGVVSGYFGQMTKEAVQRFQIKHGVVTSDEDAGYGSVGPKTRAKLQEIFK; this comes from the coding sequence ATGTCGTCGGAAGATGTGCGCCGACTCCAAACATTACTTGCGTCCGATACAGATGTGTATCCTGAAGGTACTATTTCCGGCTACTTTGGTTCTCTCACTCAAAAAGCCGTGGGGCGATTTCAGGTAAAGTATGGCGTTGCTACTCCGAGTGATTTGGGCTACGGCAACGTTGGTCCCAAAACCCGCGCAAAATTTGAAGAAGTATTTGGCGCGGCTACTCCTACTTCAACTGGTTCTTCGGTTCCAGCCGTAACCGACAATGCTTTGTTTACGGAAAATCTCAAGTTTGGTATGCGTTCTTCTAATGTCTATAGGTTGCAACAACTATTCGCAACTGATAACGAGATATATCCGGAGGGCGTTGTCTCGGGGTACTTCGGTCAAATGACCAAAGAGGCGGTACAGAGATTCCAAATCAAACACGGCGTTGTAACTTCAGACGAGGACGCTGGTTATGGTTCTGTGGGACCGAAAACACGCGCGAAGCTTCAAGAAATATTCAAATAA
- a CDS encoding META domain-containing protein: protein MKKIITIIIVLILVFLGALYFLGGTPENGNIISDPRNATYVINGESVALSGGVSETPAAPGSASKIITRYFGNEVRHDLNEDGREDVVFLLTQETGGSGTFYYVVAALDTPEGYIGSQGLLLGDRIAPQTTELSQNPNHKNVIVVNYADRNPGESFATPPSAGKSIWLKLDPKTMQFGEVVQNFEGEADPSRMTLDMHTWKWIKTTYNNDTELVPKKTETFTLTFREDGSFSATTDCNTMGGTYEVKDHQITFKDIVATRRFCEGSQEQAFSSMLGEVQSFFFTSRGELIFDLKFDSGSSVFR from the coding sequence ATGAAGAAGATAATCACGATAATCATTGTTCTGATTCTTGTTTTTCTGGGAGCATTATATTTCCTTGGCGGCACTCCGGAGAATGGGAACATTATCTCCGATCCTCGCAACGCGACCTATGTGATCAACGGGGAATCCGTTGCGCTTTCGGGCGGCGTGTCTGAGACTCCGGCCGCGCCCGGCTCGGCGTCAAAAATTATCACGCGATATTTTGGCAACGAGGTGCGCCACGATCTCAATGAAGACGGCAGGGAAGACGTCGTGTTTCTCCTGACGCAAGAGACAGGCGGGAGCGGAACTTTTTACTACGTGGTCGCGGCGCTTGATACGCCCGAGGGATATATCGGCTCCCAGGGGCTGCTCCTTGGCGATCGTATCGCTCCGCAGACGACGGAACTCAGCCAAAACCCAAATCATAAAAATGTCATTGTCGTTAATTACGCGGATCGAAATCCGGGAGAAAGTTTTGCTACACCACCATCGGCTGGAAAAAGCATTTGGCTGAAACTTGATCCGAAGACTATGCAATTTGGCGAAGTCGTTCAAAATTTTGAAGGCGAAGCCGACCCCAGCCGCATGACGCTTGATATGCACACATGGAAGTGGATCAAGACAACGTACAACAATGACACCGAGCTGGTGCCGAAAAAAACCGAAACTTTTACACTTACTTTCAGGGAGGACGGATCATTCTCTGCGACAACGGATTGCAATACTATGGGCGGAACCTATGAGGTCAAAGACCACCAGATAACATTTAAGGATATTGTCGCGACGCGAAGGTTTTGCGAAGGATCGCAGGAACAAGCGTTTTCATCAATGCTCGGAGAAGTGCAGTCGTTCTTCTTTACCAGCCGCGGCGAACTGATCTTTGACCTGAAGTTTGATAGCGGGTCTTCCGTTTTTCGCTAA
- a CDS encoding CTP synthase: MKKKHTTGGKSKSATKKINRKFIFVIGGVISGVGKGIAASSIGKILQARGFSVTALKIDPYVNVDAGTMNPTEHGEVFVLQDGDETDQDMGNYERFLDTTLTRLNYMTTGRIYQSVIERERNLEYKGKCVQVVPHIPLEAIARIKKAAERARADIAVIEVGGTVGEYENILFLEAARMMKAAHPDDVAVVMVSYLPTPPKVGEMKTKPTQHATRQAQAAGIQPDVIIARSELPLDKKRREKLATFCNILPRQVIAAPDVNSIYDIPINFEKDKLSDILLLRLRLNPKKRKSNLEIWKKFVRRIRSLKKEVRIAVVGKYFNTGDFVLSDSYISVIEAIKYSAIEAGRKPVLSWLSAVDFEDKSKLRELGKYDGILVPGGFGERGIEGKLNVIEYAREHKIPYFGLCYGMQLMVIEYARNILGLKGANTDEVNPHAKHLVIDVMPDQKQKIKEGHFGGTMRLGAYKTILKKGTIAEGAYGKRKVEERHRHRYEVNPDYIKRLEKGGLVFSGTSPDGKLMEIAELPREKHPFFLGTQFHPEFQARPLKPHPLFTEFIKAAIKREQKKK, from the coding sequence GTGAAAAAGAAACATACAACAGGAGGAAAAAGTAAAAGCGCAACAAAAAAAATCAACCGCAAGTTTATCTTCGTCATCGGAGGCGTCATCTCCGGCGTCGGCAAGGGAATAGCCGCTTCCTCTATCGGGAAGATCCTGCAGGCGCGCGGTTTCAGCGTGACCGCTTTAAAAATTGACCCCTATGTGAACGTGGATGCCGGCACCATGAACCCCACCGAACACGGTGAGGTTTTTGTATTGCAGGACGGCGATGAAACGGACCAGGACATGGGGAACTACGAGCGCTTTTTAGACACGACCCTGACCCGTCTGAACTACATGACGACGGGACGGATATATCAGTCGGTCATTGAAAGGGAACGCAATCTTGAATACAAAGGAAAGTGCGTGCAGGTGGTGCCGCATATTCCGCTTGAGGCCATTGCCCGCATCAAGAAAGCGGCGGAGCGCGCGCGTGCCGACATTGCGGTCATAGAAGTCGGCGGTACGGTGGGGGAATATGAAAATATTCTTTTTCTTGAAGCGGCGCGCATGATGAAAGCGGCGCATCCGGACGATGTGGCGGTGGTGATGGTCAGCTATTTGCCGACTCCGCCGAAAGTGGGCGAGATGAAAACAAAACCGACCCAGCACGCGACGCGCCAGGCGCAGGCGGCGGGTATTCAGCCCGATGTCATTATCGCACGCAGCGAACTTCCCCTTGATAAAAAACGAAGAGAAAAGTTGGCGACCTTTTGCAACATTCTACCGCGCCAAGTGATTGCGGCGCCGGACGTGAACAGCATCTATGACATTCCCATCAATTTTGAAAAGGACAAACTGAGCGATATTTTGCTTTTGCGCTTGCGCCTCAATCCAAAAAAGAGAAAATCAAATCTTGAAATATGGAAGAAATTCGTGCGCAGGATTCGTTCACTGAAAAAAGAGGTTCGCATCGCAGTAGTGGGAAAATATTTTAATACGGGAGACTTCGTGCTCTCCGACTCGTATATTTCAGTCATTGAGGCGATCAAATATTCCGCGATAGAGGCTGGAAGGAAGCCGGTGCTCTCGTGGCTTTCCGCGGTGGATTTTGAAGACAAGAGCAAACTGCGCGAACTCGGGAAGTATGACGGCATTCTGGTTCCCGGAGGATTCGGCGAACGCGGCATTGAGGGAAAATTAAACGTGATAGAGTACGCGCGCGAGCACAAAATTCCCTATTTCGGGCTCTGCTACGGCATGCAGCTTATGGTCATTGAATATGCGCGCAATATCTTGGGATTGAAGGGTGCCAATACCGATGAGGTGAATCCACATGCCAAACATCTCGTCATTGACGTCATGCCCGACCAGAAACAGAAGATCAAAGAAGGTCATTTCGGAGGCACGATGCGGCTTGGCGCGTACAAAACGATACTGAAAAAAGGCACTATTGCAGAGGGTGCCTACGGCAAGCGCAAGGTAGAAGAACGCCACCGCCACCGCTATGAGGTGAACCCCGACTACATTAAACGGCTTGAGAAGGGAGGTCTCGTTTTTTCAGGCACTTCCCCGGACGGGAAGCTGATGGAGATCGCGGAATTGCCCCGCGAAAAGCATCCTTTCTTCCTCGGCACGCAGTTTCATCCGGAATTCCAGGCGCGTCCCCTCAAACCGCACCCACTCTTCACTGAATTCATCAAAGCGGCGATCAAAAGGGAGCAGAAAAAGAAATAG
- the ftsE gene encoding cell division ATP-binding protein FtsE, which produces MIYFDKVSKKYNDNTMALDQVSFSVAPGEFVSIVGHSGAGKTTLVKMLLAEERPTEGAVFFESVDIHTLNKRSVTDLRRRIGIVFQDFRLLPNKTAYENIAFAMEAAGRTDAEIASDVPQVLELVDLGEKVWNFPHQLSGGERQRVAIARAIINQPDLLIADEPTGNLDPINTFEIIQILQKINDMGTTVVLTTHNKGVIDSLEKRVITMEGGKIIRDDEKGRYVL; this is translated from the coding sequence ATGATTTACTTTGATAAAGTTTCAAAAAAATACAACGATAACACAATGGCGCTTGACCAAGTGAGCTTCAGCGTCGCGCCGGGAGAGTTCGTTTCCATCGTCGGCCATTCGGGTGCCGGGAAAACCACGCTGGTAAAAATGCTTTTAGCGGAAGAGCGCCCGACGGAAGGGGCGGTGTTTTTTGAATCCGTTGACATACATACGCTCAATAAAAGGAGCGTCACCGATTTACGCCGGCGCATCGGCATTGTGTTTCAGGATTTTCGGCTTCTGCCGAACAAGACCGCTTATGAAAACATCGCCTTTGCAATGGAAGCGGCGGGACGCACCGACGCAGAGATCGCCTCGGATGTGCCACAAGTGCTTGAGCTTGTTGATCTGGGAGAGAAGGTGTGGAACTTTCCTCATCAGCTCTCGGGCGGCGAACGCCAGCGGGTTGCAATCGCTCGTGCGATCATCAATCAGCCCGATCTTTTGATTGCGGACGAGCCGACTGGTAACCTTGACCCAATCAACACGTTTGAGATCATTCAAATACTGCAGAAGATCAATGACATGGGAACGACGGTCGTGCTGACGACGCACAATAAAGGGGTCATTGACTCATTGGAGAAAAGGGTCATCACGATGGAAGGGGGGAAGATTATTCGGGATGATGAGAAAGGCAGATACGTGCTATAG
- a CDS encoding GIY-YIG nuclease family protein, with the protein MYYVYLLQCGDGTIYTGITTDVERRFQEHKNGKGGHYTSSRKAVKLLYTEKQKDRSSAQKREAEIKGWRREEKLHFVREAAKGKK; encoded by the coding sequence ATGTATTATGTTTATCTTCTCCAATGCGGTGATGGTACGATCTACACCGGCATAACGACCGATGTTGAACGGAGATTCCAGGAACATAAGAATGGCAAAGGCGGACACTACACCAGCTCAAGAAAAGCGGTAAAACTTCTCTACACGGAGAAACAAAAAGACAGAAGCAGTGCTCAGAAGCGCGAAGCCGAGATAAAGGGATGGCGCCGCGAGGAGAAGCTTCATTTTGTGCGAGAAGCCGCCAAAGGGAAGAAATAG
- a CDS encoding permease-like cell division protein FtsX has translation MMRKADTCYSNIIMFLTNTRRVIRAGFISFWRNRVISLASVLIMTVTLFVIGFVIFLGALFQSSLEQIRGKVDVNVYFVTDASEEDIFILRDSLSELPEVASVSYTSREEALANFRERHKDDYLTIQALDELDDNPLGASVGIKAKETAQYESIAKFLEEQSVLAKGKYSIIDKINYKQNKVAINRLTNILAGAEKIGFAVTIFLVLISIIITFNTIRLAIYTSRDEIAVMRLVGAGNKYIQGPFVVEGIMYGLFSAAITLILFYPITLWLGDVTDNFFGGINLFEYYVSNFTQILLIITSSGVVLGTISSMLAVRKYLRV, from the coding sequence ATGATGAGAAAGGCAGATACGTGCTATAGTAATATTATTATGTTTCTAACCAACACACGACGCGTTATACGCGCAGGATTCATCAGCTTCTGGCGCAATAGAGTAATTTCTTTGGCGTCAGTGCTGATCATGACCGTAACGCTTTTTGTGATCGGGTTTGTTATTTTTCTCGGCGCTTTGTTCCAGAGCTCCCTTGAGCAAATAAGAGGCAAAGTGGATGTGAATGTTTACTTTGTCACCGATGCTTCAGAGGAAGATATCTTCATCCTGCGCGATTCCTTAAGCGAGCTTCCCGAAGTGGCCTCCGTATCATACACATCGCGCGAAGAAGCGCTCGCAAATTTCAGAGAGCGGCACAAAGATGATTACCTCACCATTCAGGCCCTTGATGAGCTTGACGACAATCCGCTCGGTGCCTCCGTAGGCATCAAAGCAAAAGAAACCGCGCAATACGAAAGCATCGCGAAATTCTTGGAAGAGCAAAGCGTTCTCGCGAAAGGGAAGTATTCCATCATTGATAAGATAAATTACAAGCAAAACAAGGTGGCGATCAACAGGCTCACCAATATCTTAGCCGGAGCCGAAAAGATCGGTTTTGCGGTGACGATATTTTTGGTGCTCATTTCAATCATCATAACGTTCAATACAATACGACTCGCCATCTACACTTCTCGAGATGAGATCGCCGTTATGCGGCTCGTGGGTGCCGGCAACAAATATATACAAGGCCCCTTCGTGGTGGAAGGTATTATGTACGGCCTCTTCTCCGCGGCTATTACGTTGATACTGTTTTATCCGATCACCCTCTGGCTTGGCGATGTGACTGATAATTTCTTTGGCGGAATCAACCTTTTTGAATATTACGTTTCAAATTTCACCCAAATTCTTCTGATCATCACCTCATCAGGAGTGGTGCTCGGAACCATTTCAAGCATGTTGGCAGTGCGGAAGTATCTGCGCGTTTGA
- a CDS encoding ABC-F family ATP-binding cassette domain-containing protein — MSHGEVIVRFNEVSFEYGHNKPILDEVSFSVRRGAKITFMGQNGAGKSTIFQLITEALKPEGGDIHIAPRLSIAVSSQVIPRDQMNLTVREFFEKSFKDKVYDIDPKIDNVLEVVNLHAPRDRSIKSFSGGQQARLLLASALIQDPDLLLLDEPTNNLDKAGIAHLTKFLVEYPKTVIVISHDADFLNAFTHGVLYLDVFTRKVEQYVGNYSDVVKEITARVAKERMKNAQYEKQIQANKDKANFFAMKGGQMRMVAKRMREKADEMEEAKVDVRREDKTIRDFTIPAQGSLSGEILRVTSLSVMSDHEPVERKADISLTKNRHLFLTGPNGIGKSTLLESLAHGDAKGEAIAKGVTVGYYRQDFSTLNFEDTVYNALLSVMEKPDEEKLRSTAAGFLITSELMHAKIGSLSEGQKGLVAFAQLVLQRPGLLFLDEPTNHINFRHLPVIAKALDLYEGAMVLVSHVPEFVRQIRIDETLDLEKLKPMKKAKKSAK, encoded by the coding sequence ATGTCACACGGAGAAGTTATTGTCAGATTTAATGAGGTGTCGTTTGAGTACGGCCACAACAAGCCCATTTTAGATGAGGTTTCTTTTTCCGTACGCCGGGGAGCGAAGATCACCTTCATGGGACAAAATGGCGCGGGAAAGAGCACCATCTTTCAGCTCATAACCGAAGCGCTCAAACCCGAAGGAGGCGACATCCACATTGCGCCACGACTCTCCATTGCTGTTTCAAGCCAGGTGATACCGCGCGACCAAATGAATCTTACGGTGCGTGAATTTTTTGAAAAAAGTTTTAAAGACAAGGTGTATGATATTGACCCAAAGATAGACAATGTCCTGGAAGTGGTGAACCTTCACGCGCCGCGCGACCGTTCCATCAAATCATTTTCCGGCGGACAGCAAGCGCGGCTCCTCTTGGCTTCCGCGCTTATACAAGACCCGGATCTTCTTCTTCTTGATGAGCCGACGAACAACCTGGACAAAGCAGGCATCGCGCATCTGACGAAGTTTCTTGTTGAATATCCGAAGACCGTGATCGTCATTTCCCATGATGCCGACTTTTTGAACGCGTTCACCCATGGCGTGCTGTATCTGGACGTGTTCACTCGAAAAGTGGAGCAATATGTCGGCAACTATTCCGATGTGGTAAAAGAGATTACCGCGCGCGTGGCAAAAGAGCGGATGAAAAACGCGCAGTACGAAAAACAGATCCAAGCGAACAAAGACAAAGCGAACTTTTTTGCCATGAAGGGCGGACAGATGCGTATGGTGGCAAAGCGTATGCGGGAAAAAGCCGACGAGATGGAAGAGGCGAAGGTGGACGTGCGCAGGGAAGACAAGACCATTCGGGATTTCACTATTCCCGCGCAAGGAAGCTTATCGGGGGAGATATTGCGCGTCACTTCTCTTTCGGTCATGAGCGACCACGAGCCGGTGGAGCGAAAAGCAGACATTTCTTTAACGAAGAACAGGCATCTCTTTTTGACCGGCCCCAACGGCATCGGAAAAAGTACCCTGCTTGAATCGCTCGCGCATGGGGACGCGAAAGGCGAGGCGATAGCAAAAGGCGTTACGGTGGGATATTACCGGCAGGATTTCTCTACGCTCAACTTTGAGGATACGGTATACAACGCGCTTCTCTCGGTGATGGAAAAACCGGATGAAGAGAAACTGCGCTCAACGGCGGCGGGCTTTTTGATCACGAGCGAGCTCATGCACGCGAAGATCGGCTCTCTCTCGGAGGGGCAAAAGGGCTTGGTGGCGTTCGCGCAACTCGTACTGCAGAGACCGGGCCTCCTCTTTCTTGATGAGCCGACGAATCACATCAACTTCCGGCATCTGCCGGTCATTGCAAAAGCGCTTGATCTATACGAAGGGGCGATGGTTCTCGTTTCCCACGTTCCGGAATTTGTGCGTCAGATCCGCATCGACGAAACTCTTGATCTGGAAAAATTAAAACCGATGAAGAAAGCGAAAAAAAGCGCCAAGTAG
- a CDS encoding GIY-YIG nuclease family protein, with translation MYYVYLLQCGDGTIYTGITTDVERRFQEHKNGKGGHYTSSRKAVKLLYTEKQKDRSSAQKREAEIKGWRREEKLHFVREAAKRKGSSLGTL, from the coding sequence ATGTATTATGTTTATCTTCTCCAATGCGGTGATGGTACGATCTACACCGGCATAACGACCGATGTTGAACGGAGATTCCAGGAACATAAGAATGGCAAAGGCGGACACTACACCAGCTCAAGAAAAGCGGTAAAACTTCTCTACACGGAGAAACAAAAAGACAGAAGCAGTGCTCAGAAGCGCGAAGCCGAGATAAAGGGATGGCGCCGCGAGGAGAAGCTCCACTTTGTGCGAGAAGCCGCCAAAAGGAAGGGATCTTCGCTGGGGACATTGTAG